A DNA window from Hymenobacter aquaticus contains the following coding sequences:
- a CDS encoding PorP/SprF family type IX secretion system membrane protein: MRRLSSARAAGCQRRWQPLAKSVLVAGLGVAGRGVAHGQDLYFAQPYATRMHTNPAFTGLFDDYSITLSYRNQFPTLAGTFQTTQLAADYRFKDQTSAVGLLLNLDRTGQIGYTRLEAGGTYAYHARLTPHLSFSGGAQVSYGNQRISYNNLVFGDQLGDDGTVQGGTRETLDYNPVSYLTLGTGVLLYGERFWFGLAGHHLNQPDLGFRSQTKLPLQLNLNGGYKHFFVRSTTKQQYREISLAPVISYTRQGGSQRAEAGAYMTLTPITLGLMYRGLPLPGSDHPQQILTTTAGVTVGAFRLGYSYDASLSSLSADLGGAHELSLSVRQFDSLEAAWRRLKRRNYPSIPCPAF; this comes from the coding sequence ATGCGTCGTCTTTCTTCTGCTCGGGCCGCCGGCTGCCAGCGCCGGTGGCAGCCCCTGGCCAAATCGGTGCTGGTGGCCGGCCTCGGCGTGGCCGGGCGCGGCGTGGCTCACGGCCAGGATTTGTACTTCGCCCAGCCTTACGCCACCCGGATGCACACCAATCCGGCCTTCACCGGGCTGTTCGACGACTACAGCATCACGCTCAGCTACCGCAACCAGTTTCCCACCCTGGCCGGCACGTTCCAAACCACCCAGTTGGCGGCCGACTACCGGTTCAAAGACCAGACCAGCGCCGTGGGGTTGCTGCTGAACCTGGACCGCACCGGCCAGATTGGCTACACCCGCCTTGAGGCGGGCGGCACCTACGCCTACCACGCCCGGCTCACGCCCCACTTGAGCTTCAGCGGCGGCGCCCAGGTTAGCTACGGCAATCAGCGCATCAGCTACAACAACCTCGTCTTCGGCGACCAGCTCGGCGACGATGGCACGGTGCAGGGCGGCACCCGCGAAACCCTCGACTACAACCCCGTCAGTTACCTCACGCTGGGCACCGGCGTGCTGCTCTACGGGGAGCGGTTCTGGTTCGGCCTGGCCGGGCACCATCTCAACCAGCCCGACCTCGGCTTTCGCAGCCAGACCAAGCTGCCGCTCCAATTGAACTTAAACGGGGGCTACAAACATTTCTTCGTGCGCAGCACGACCAAGCAGCAATACCGCGAAATCAGCTTAGCGCCCGTCATCAGCTACACCCGGCAGGGCGGCAGCCAGCGGGCCGAGGCCGGCGCCTACATGACCCTGACGCCCATTACGTTAGGATTGATGTACCGGGGCCTGCCCCTGCCGGGCTCCGACCATCCGCAGCAGATCCTGACCACCACGGCCGGGGTCACCGTGGGGGCGTTTCGGCTCGGTTATAGCTACGATGCGAGCCTGAGCTCGTTGAGTGCCGATTTGGGCGGGGCCCACGAACTGTCGCTGAGCGTGCGTCAGTTCGATTCGCTGGAAGCGGCCTGGCGCCGGTTAAAACGGCGTAATTACCCGTCAATTCCTTGCCCAGCCTTCTAA
- a CDS encoding thioredoxin family protein encodes MATPVLSAERLAASYTYHAYRQLIDDLQAEGKTTGPQQSELLTNYTRLNVQRMHRLDKTVQLLPELREALAALRKPYVWLIITEGWCGDAAQIVPVLEAVAQASAGNITTHFLLRDDNLDLMDQYLTAGGRSIPKLVVLDAATLTEVANWGPRPATAQQMFLDLKSQDLPFEEFSTQLHGWYAKDKTQSTQRELLALLKSL; translated from the coding sequence ATGGCTACTCCCGTTTTAAGTGCTGAGCGCCTGGCTGCCAGCTACACCTACCACGCCTACCGCCAGCTGATCGACGACCTGCAGGCCGAAGGCAAAACCACCGGCCCCCAGCAGTCGGAGCTGCTGACCAACTACACCCGCCTGAACGTGCAGCGCATGCACCGCCTCGACAAAACGGTGCAGCTGCTGCCCGAGCTGCGCGAGGCCCTGGCGGCGCTGCGCAAGCCCTACGTCTGGCTGATCATTACCGAAGGCTGGTGCGGCGACGCGGCCCAGATTGTGCCGGTGCTCGAAGCCGTGGCCCAAGCCTCGGCCGGCAACATCACCACCCACTTTCTGCTGCGCGACGACAACCTGGACCTGATGGACCAATACCTGACGGCGGGCGGCCGCTCCATTCCCAAGCTCGTGGTGCTCGATGCCGCCACGCTTACGGAAGTAGCCAACTGGGGCCCGCGCCCGGCCACGGCCCAGCAGATGTTTCTGGACCTGAAAAGCCAGGATCTGCCCTTCGAGGAGTTTAGCACCCAGCTGCACGGCTGGTACGCCAAAGACAAAACCCAGAGCACCCAACGGGAGCTGCTGGCTCTCCTCAAAAGTCTGTAG
- a CDS encoding DUF6970 domain-containing protein translates to MRLFLSVAVTSLAVFLSTACNRGVTVNTPTDPPVTGNVNGTDTPNPTSTNTTDLRPPRATAFDTTSRPGWLEARIQSHLAEPKQNPAVQVSRYLYKGKVVYYETLGCCDQFSNLYDAKGKLICHPEGGLTGRGDGQCPDFDKNKTGELLVWRDPR, encoded by the coding sequence ATGCGTTTGTTCCTGTCCGTTGCCGTTACGTCCCTGGCGGTTTTTCTGAGTACTGCCTGCAACCGGGGCGTCACGGTGAATACGCCCACCGACCCGCCCGTGACCGGCAACGTGAACGGCACCGATACGCCCAACCCCACCAGCACCAACACCACCGACCTGCGCCCGCCCCGGGCCACCGCCTTCGATACCACCTCCCGCCCCGGCTGGCTGGAAGCCCGCATTCAGTCGCACCTGGCCGAGCCCAAGCAAAACCCCGCCGTGCAGGTGTCGCGCTACCTCTACAAAGGCAAGGTGGTGTACTACGAAACCCTGGGCTGCTGCGACCAGTTCTCGAACCTCTACGACGCCAAAGGCAAGCTCATCTGCCACCCGGAAGGGGGCCTGACGGGCCGCGGCGACGGACAATGCCCCGACTTCGACAAAAACAAAACCGGCGAGCTGCTGGTTTGGCGTGACCCCCGGTAA
- a CDS encoding SUMF1/EgtB/PvdO family nonheme iron enzyme gives MNFSKYLRFAVVGACALASCKGGPPTATKPGKYSSTTGIEYNTEEGMKVADYKGIPEGPGLVFIEGGRTVLGTQEEDVTMTHDNIERTVTIASFYMDEAEVANIHWLEYLHFVRKDSSEEIYQRALPDTTVWARELSFNDPYVDYYLRYPGFRYFPVVGVSWLQANDYCTWRTSKVNERLASEGDEGGSTPKKKGGLFGKKNKDAGGDAAEGTESGGGTKIAIENGNTLPNYRLPTEAEWEYAAQALIGTQEVGNENQENKRIYPWDGRQVRNPYGKSMGSFLANFKRGRGDYAGIAGSLNDGAMITEYVYAYPPNDYGLYNMSGNVNEWVQDIYRPLSFEDVEDLNPFRRNGFLDPSEKYDKKNYQSLIDDHVRVYKGGSWKDVAYWLSPGTRRFMAEDSATAAIGFRCAMINAGSNK, from the coding sequence ATGAATTTTTCCAAGTACCTGCGTTTTGCGGTCGTGGGAGCCTGTGCGCTGGCTTCCTGTAAGGGTGGGCCGCCCACGGCTACCAAGCCCGGTAAGTACAGCTCGACCACGGGCATTGAGTACAATACCGAGGAAGGCATGAAAGTGGCTGACTATAAAGGCATTCCCGAAGGTCCTGGCCTGGTCTTCATTGAAGGCGGACGGACGGTGCTGGGCACCCAGGAAGAGGACGTAACCATGACGCACGACAACATCGAGCGTACCGTTACCATCGCCTCCTTCTACATGGATGAGGCCGAAGTGGCCAACATCCACTGGCTCGAATACCTGCACTTCGTGCGCAAAGACTCGTCGGAAGAAATCTACCAGCGCGCCCTGCCCGACACGACCGTGTGGGCCCGGGAGCTGTCCTTCAACGACCCTTACGTAGATTACTACCTGCGTTATCCCGGCTTCCGCTACTTCCCCGTAGTGGGCGTAAGCTGGCTGCAGGCCAACGATTACTGCACCTGGCGGACCTCGAAGGTAAACGAGCGTCTGGCTAGCGAAGGTGACGAGGGTGGCAGCACCCCCAAGAAAAAGGGTGGCCTGTTTGGCAAGAAGAACAAGGATGCCGGTGGCGATGCGGCGGAAGGCACCGAGTCGGGTGGCGGCACTAAAATCGCCATTGAGAACGGCAACACCTTGCCGAACTACCGGCTGCCCACCGAAGCGGAATGGGAATACGCTGCTCAGGCTTTGATCGGCACCCAGGAAGTAGGCAACGAAAATCAGGAAAACAAGCGTATCTACCCCTGGGATGGTCGCCAAGTGCGGAACCCCTACGGTAAGAGCATGGGCTCGTTCCTGGCCAACTTCAAGCGCGGCCGCGGCGACTACGCCGGTATTGCCGGCAGCCTGAACGACGGCGCCATGATTACGGAGTACGTATACGCCTACCCACCAAACGATTACGGCCTCTACAATATGTCGGGCAACGTAAACGAATGGGTGCAGGACATCTACCGTCCCCTGTCGTTTGAAGATGTGGAAGACCTGAACCCCTTCCGTCGTAACGGCTTCCTGGACCCCTCCGAGAAGTACGACAAGAAGAACTACCAGTCGCTCATCGACGACCACGTGCGCGTCTACAAAGGCGGCTCGTGGAAAGACGTAGCCTACTGGCTGTCGCCCGGTACGCGCCGCTTCATGGCTGAGGACTCGGCCACGGCTGCTATCGGTTTCCGCTGCGCGATGATCAACGCCGGCTCGAACAAGTAA
- a CDS encoding DUF4382 domain-containing protein: MKTYLLFSGLLTSAVLLTGCEDALQEAAPATQTAAQDAKKEKEPKLTYQAVNVDVQRVEVSQDADESTSHWATLTDVQPGMRNLLASSTLASPLFTTAGFQAGTVKQIRLILGANNTITLSNGRVVALDTPSGQTSGLKVKVNRLITGGQQYAVLVGIDPEWQVVAKGNGSYGLKPVLEGYIATILSGGGGGGETELRAQR, translated from the coding sequence ATGAAAACTTACCTACTTTTCTCCGGCCTGCTGACCTCGGCCGTGCTGCTGACCGGCTGCGAAGATGCCCTGCAGGAAGCGGCGCCGGCCACGCAAACTGCCGCTCAGGATGCCAAGAAGGAGAAAGAGCCCAAGCTGACGTATCAGGCCGTAAACGTGGACGTGCAGCGGGTGGAAGTTAGCCAGGATGCCGATGAGAGCACCAGTCACTGGGCTACGCTTACGGACGTGCAGCCCGGGATGCGCAACCTGCTGGCCTCGTCTACGCTGGCCTCGCCGCTGTTTACCACGGCTGGCTTTCAGGCCGGCACCGTGAAGCAGATTCGGCTGATTCTGGGCGCCAACAACACCATTACCCTCAGCAACGGCCGCGTCGTGGCGCTGGATACGCCCAGCGGCCAGACCTCGGGCCTGAAAGTGAAAGTAAACCGGCTCATAACCGGTGGGCAGCAGTACGCGGTGCTCGTCGGCATTGACCCCGAATGGCAGGTAGTTGCCAAAGGCAACGGCTCGTACGGCCTGAAGCCCGTGCTGGAAGGCTACATTGCGACTATCCTGAGTGGCGGGGGCGGCGGCGGTGAAACCGAACTCCGGGCTCAGCGCTAA
- a CDS encoding DinB family protein has protein sequence MINTNEKLGAYNVWANETLLRHLDGLVAAGQEIPAVCLRLFSHVLNAQAIWIARLTDTKSPVKVWQEHDLAGLHQLHQQTSEHLHQLISRADATELHRQISYTNSVGDSYTSQVSDIFTHVPVHANYHRAQVATRLRENGLEPINTDFITYCRELSAAGRATVSL, from the coding sequence ATGATTAACACCAACGAAAAGCTGGGGGCCTACAACGTGTGGGCTAACGAAACCCTGCTGCGCCACCTCGACGGCCTGGTAGCCGCGGGGCAGGAAATTCCGGCCGTCTGCCTGCGCTTGTTCAGCCACGTACTCAACGCCCAGGCCATCTGGATTGCCCGCCTCACCGACACCAAAAGCCCGGTAAAAGTGTGGCAGGAGCACGATTTGGCCGGCTTGCACCAGCTGCACCAGCAAACCTCCGAGCACCTGCACCAGCTCATCAGCCGCGCCGATGCAACCGAGCTGCACCGCCAGATTTCGTACACCAACTCCGTGGGCGACTCCTACACCAGCCAGGTGTCGGACATTTTTACTCACGTACCGGTGCACGCCAACTATCACCGCGCCCAGGTAGCTACCCGCCTGCGCGAGAATGGCCTGGAGCCCATCAACACCGACTTCATCACCTACTGCCGCGAGCTGTCGGCGGCCGGCCGCGCAACGGTCAGCCTCTAG
- a CDS encoding AsmA family protein, protein MRKFLLGLLIFLVVVVAAVALTPILFKDKIKQALDQQLAQRVNATVEYDPGNVSLSLFRTFPDLALSIDQLRVIGKDSFARDTLAYLPSFRVGMDLMSVVRGEQIKIKSIELDQPDISAKVLKSGRANWDIMISDSAAAAQGQDTSQVSLAIKGWKVNDGHLRYEDRTIPFSLEMRGLNHSGSGDFAQNVFDMVSQTTAEQLSMTYAGTEYISKKKLTADVTMAMDLGKMLFTFKDNKVQLNDFPASFQGSIGLPNATDITYDLTFKALETDFKNILSLVPGVYTEQFKDVQAEGKVAFDGYFKGVQNELKMPGYGVNLQIKNGMFQYPQLPQAARNINVDMNVDNPSGFTNNVKVNVKQFHLDLGKNPVDGNVIVDGLEPMKIDGRVKANVDLAEMMKVYPVQDLTLRGQLFVDATGKGVYSKTQMPVVNAKLNLTNGYVKSKQFPAPIENLTLNGTVINSTGQVNDTRIDIPRFRMLLDGEPLEGRVAAQNIDKPIFDADIKGVVDLTKLTKIFPLEGMTVTGRLNGNVAAKGRMADIEAGRYQSVVASGTVQARNVTYKSKDLPQGVKVTQATATFNNDQIVLRDMTGFVGSSDIAASGTISNYMGYLFTPGQSLRGNLTVNSRRFNVNEWMVDNVSGKPSAGATTAAKAPATATQADGVLEIPKFFDLTLNANVGQVVYDNLKLDNMKGTLAVRDQAVNLNGLTFNTLGANFATTGGYTSKDLAHPRFNLGLNIKNLNFQNAFTAFNSVKKLVPLASQVEGIFSTNFNVSGEMGPDMMPVYSTLTGKGLFEVIRAAVGASPVLSKISSLTQLQELKSFAVNNKDVAAELINGNFIVKPFDFTVGQVKSTLGGSSNIGGALEYVMALDVPTGKVGNALNAKLTQLTGVQDIKGTERVTLGLKIGGTVTSPQVALTTGSVKNQAKDVAKSLVQSVVQSKVDDAKLKLAAKTQVAQDSARKELDRKRAELEEKARQEIEKKRLEAQAKLKNQATQTLGNLFGKPKKPAAKDPEPAPTDTTKRGQ, encoded by the coding sequence ATGCGCAAATTCCTCTTAGGCTTACTGATTTTTTTGGTGGTCGTGGTAGCGGCCGTGGCCCTGACGCCCATCTTGTTTAAAGATAAAATCAAGCAGGCCCTGGACCAGCAGCTGGCCCAGCGCGTGAATGCCACGGTGGAGTACGACCCCGGCAACGTGAGCCTGAGCTTGTTCCGGACTTTTCCCGACCTGGCCCTGAGCATCGACCAGCTGCGGGTGATTGGCAAGGACTCCTTTGCCCGCGACACGCTGGCTTACCTGCCCTCGTTCCGGGTCGGTATGGATCTGATGAGCGTGGTGCGCGGGGAGCAGATCAAGATCAAGTCCATTGAGCTCGACCAGCCCGACATCAGTGCCAAAGTACTGAAAAGTGGCCGGGCCAACTGGGATATTATGATTTCGGACTCGGCCGCGGCGGCCCAGGGCCAGGATACCAGCCAGGTGAGCCTGGCCATCAAGGGCTGGAAGGTGAACGACGGCCACCTGCGCTACGAGGACCGCACCATTCCGTTCAGCCTGGAAATGCGCGGATTGAACCACTCCGGCTCGGGCGATTTCGCCCAGAACGTCTTCGACATGGTCAGCCAGACCACGGCCGAGCAGCTTTCCATGACCTACGCCGGCACCGAGTACATTTCCAAAAAGAAGCTGACGGCCGACGTGACCATGGCCATGGATCTGGGGAAAATGCTGTTTACCTTCAAAGACAACAAGGTGCAGCTCAACGATTTTCCGGCTTCGTTCCAGGGCAGCATCGGCTTGCCCAACGCCACCGATATTACCTATGATCTGACCTTTAAAGCCCTGGAAACCGACTTCAAAAATATTCTGAGTCTGGTGCCGGGCGTGTACACCGAGCAGTTCAAAGACGTGCAGGCCGAGGGTAAAGTGGCCTTCGACGGCTACTTCAAGGGGGTGCAGAACGAGCTGAAAATGCCCGGCTACGGCGTGAACCTGCAAATCAAGAACGGCATGTTCCAGTATCCGCAGCTACCCCAGGCCGCCCGCAACATCAACGTGGACATGAACGTGGACAATCCCTCGGGCTTTACCAACAACGTGAAAGTCAACGTGAAGCAGTTTCACCTCGACCTGGGCAAAAACCCGGTGGATGGCAACGTCATCGTGGACGGGCTGGAGCCGATGAAGATTGACGGCCGCGTGAAAGCCAACGTGGACCTGGCCGAAATGATGAAAGTGTACCCCGTGCAGGACCTCACGCTGCGCGGACAGCTCTTCGTGGATGCTACCGGCAAGGGCGTCTACTCCAAAACCCAGATGCCGGTGGTGAATGCCAAGCTGAACCTGACCAACGGCTACGTGAAGAGCAAGCAGTTCCCGGCCCCGATTGAAAACCTGACTCTGAATGGCACAGTAATCAACAGCACGGGCCAGGTAAACGACACGCGCATCGACATTCCCCGCTTCCGCATGCTGCTGGATGGCGAGCCACTGGAAGGCCGCGTGGCCGCCCAGAACATCGACAAGCCCATCTTCGACGCCGACATCAAAGGCGTGGTGGACCTCACCAAGCTGACCAAGATTTTCCCCCTGGAAGGCATGACCGTGACGGGCCGCCTGAACGGCAACGTGGCCGCCAAGGGCCGGATGGCCGACATCGAAGCCGGCCGCTACCAGAGCGTGGTGGCCTCGGGCACGGTGCAGGCCCGGAACGTAACGTATAAGAGCAAAGATCTGCCCCAGGGCGTGAAGGTGACCCAGGCCACGGCGACGTTCAACAACGACCAGATCGTGCTGCGCGACATGACGGGCTTCGTGGGCTCGTCGGACATTGCCGCTTCGGGCACGATTTCCAACTACATGGGCTACCTCTTCACGCCCGGCCAGAGCCTGCGCGGCAACCTGACGGTGAATTCGCGCCGCTTCAACGTGAACGAGTGGATGGTGGATAACGTGAGCGGCAAGCCCAGCGCCGGCGCTACCACGGCCGCCAAGGCTCCGGCCACCGCCACCCAGGCCGACGGCGTGCTGGAAATTCCGAAGTTCTTCGACCTGACCCTGAACGCCAACGTGGGCCAGGTGGTGTACGACAACCTCAAGCTCGACAACATGAAGGGCACCCTGGCCGTGCGCGACCAGGCCGTGAACCTCAACGGACTGACGTTTAACACTCTGGGCGCCAACTTCGCCACCACCGGCGGCTACACCAGCAAGGATTTGGCCCACCCGCGGTTCAACCTCGGCCTCAACATCAAGAACCTGAACTTCCAGAACGCCTTTACCGCCTTCAACTCGGTAAAAAAGCTCGTGCCGCTGGCCTCGCAGGTGGAGGGCATTTTCTCCACCAACTTCAACGTGAGCGGCGAAATGGGCCCCGACATGATGCCCGTCTACAGCACGCTCACCGGCAAAGGCTTGTTCGAGGTAATCCGGGCGGCCGTGGGGGCCTCGCCCGTGCTGAGCAAGATCAGCTCCCTGACCCAACTGCAGGAGCTTAAAAGCTTTGCCGTGAACAACAAGGACGTGGCCGCCGAGCTGATTAACGGTAACTTCATCGTGAAGCCCTTCGACTTCACGGTGGGCCAGGTGAAAAGCACCCTGGGCGGCTCGTCCAACATCGGCGGGGCGCTGGAGTACGTTATGGCCCTCGACGTGCCGACTGGCAAAGTAGGTAACGCCCTGAACGCCAAGCTTACCCAGCTTACCGGCGTGCAGGACATCAAGGGCACGGAGCGCGTGACGCTGGGCCTGAAAATCGGCGGTACGGTGACCTCGCCCCAGGTGGCCCTGACGACCGGCAGCGTGAAAAACCAGGCCAAGGACGTAGCCAAGAGCCTGGTGCAAAGCGTGGTGCAAAGCAAAGTGGATGATGCCAAGCTCAAGCTGGCCGCCAAAACCCAGGTGGCCCAGGACAGTGCCCGCAAGGAGCTGGACCGCAAACGGGCTGAGCTGGAAGAAAAAGCCCGCCAGGAAATCGAGAAGAAGCGGCTGGAAGCGCAGGCCAAGCTGAAAAACCAGGCAACCCAAACGCTGGGCAACCTGTTTGGCAAGCCCAAGAAGCCCGCCGCCAAAGACCCCGAGCCGGCCCCAACCGATACTACGAAGCGCGGGCAGTAA
- a CDS encoding DUF4382 domain-containing protein gives MTLKSTLALALLAGLTFTGCSKDSASDTSTAKLEVRLMDAPGDFNRVSLDVQQIEVHLKEESNPDGWALLPFTPQAVNVLEYVNGRSALLVSTDFAPGDLKEIRLILGPNSTVTTPDGQVYALKTPSGQTSGVKLKLDKATLRPRETFQLLLDFDVAKSIVERGNWKPGNDKKERFLLKPVIRLVAQEVAGAIYGTVTPAAAKPQILAIRSSLTPADTFSTAADATGAYRFQGIPSGTYRVEFFPTAAAPANQPAYRTAVVSGVVVVNNQATDLKQTKLD, from the coding sequence ATGACGTTAAAATCCACCCTCGCGCTGGCCCTCCTTGCTGGCCTGACGTTCACCGGCTGCTCGAAAGACAGTGCCTCTGACACCAGCACCGCCAAGCTGGAAGTGCGGCTGATGGATGCTCCCGGCGACTTTAACCGCGTGAGCCTGGATGTGCAGCAGATCGAAGTGCACCTCAAGGAGGAAAGCAACCCCGACGGCTGGGCGCTGCTGCCCTTCACACCCCAGGCCGTGAACGTGCTGGAATACGTCAATGGCCGCTCGGCCCTGCTGGTCAGCACCGACTTTGCCCCCGGCGACCTGAAGGAAATCCGCCTGATTCTGGGCCCTAACAGCACCGTAACCACCCCCGATGGCCAAGTGTACGCCCTGAAAACGCCTAGCGGCCAAACCTCGGGCGTCAAGCTGAAGCTGGATAAAGCAACGCTGCGGCCCCGCGAAACCTTCCAGCTACTGCTCGATTTCGACGTGGCCAAGTCCATCGTGGAGCGCGGCAACTGGAAGCCCGGCAACGACAAGAAAGAACGGTTTCTGCTGAAGCCCGTGATTCGCCTGGTAGCCCAGGAAGTGGCCGGGGCCATCTACGGCACCGTCACCCCGGCCGCCGCCAAGCCCCAGATCCTGGCCATCCGCTCGTCGCTCACGCCAGCCGACACGTTCAGCACGGCCGCGGATGCCACCGGCGCATACCGGTTCCAGGGCATTCCCTCGGGCACCTACCGCGTCGAATTCTTCCCCACGGCTGCGGCGCCAGCCAACCAGCCGGCCTACCGCACCGCGGTGGTGTCGGGCGTAGTGGTGGTCAATAATCAGGCAACGGACCTGAAGCAAACCAAACTTGACTAA
- a CDS encoding diacylglycerol kinase family protein, with product MAEPKPNDSLLRRRVASFGHAVRGVTSALGSEVHLRFHALATVVVIGLGWYFGIGRLEWALVALAVGTVWAAELLNTALEAVVDLVSPEYHPLAGKAKDVAAGAVLLTALAALVVGGLVFGPRVWALLS from the coding sequence GTGGCTGAGCCCAAACCGAACGACAGCCTGCTGCGGCGGCGCGTGGCCAGCTTTGGTCACGCCGTCCGGGGAGTGACTTCGGCGCTGGGCTCCGAGGTGCACCTGCGCTTTCACGCCCTGGCCACGGTGGTGGTTATCGGGCTGGGCTGGTACTTTGGCATCGGCCGCCTCGAGTGGGCGCTGGTGGCGCTGGCCGTGGGCACGGTGTGGGCCGCCGAGCTGCTGAACACGGCCCTGGAAGCCGTAGTCGACCTGGTTTCGCCGGAATACCACCCGCTGGCCGGCAAGGCCAAGGACGTGGCGGCCGGGGCCGTGCTGCTGACGGCGCTGGCGGCGCTGGTGGTGGGCGGGCTGGTGTTTGGGCCGCGGGTGTGGGCCTTGCTGAGCTAA
- a CDS encoding GNAT family N-acetyltransferase gives MDCSRCITLENARVRLRPLETSDFEDLKAVIFDDEIWRYTTLPNPGDAVGLAAYLTQAVQDRENHRRYPFAIIDRQTGRVVGSTSYGSFALPEKRLEIGWTWIGRDYQRTGLNRAAKHLLLKYAFGELGCERVELKTDARNWKSREAMRRMGATEEGVLRSHMFTQGGLRRDSVYFSILKPEWDQLRLTVFREFDARG, from the coding sequence ATGGACTGTTCCCGCTGCATCACGCTCGAAAACGCCCGCGTCCGGCTGCGGCCGTTGGAGACGTCGGACTTTGAAGATCTGAAGGCCGTCATCTTCGACGACGAAATCTGGCGCTATACTACGCTGCCCAACCCCGGCGACGCCGTGGGCCTGGCCGCCTACCTGACCCAGGCCGTGCAGGACCGGGAAAACCACCGCCGCTACCCCTTCGCCATCATCGACCGGCAGACGGGGCGCGTGGTGGGCAGCACCAGCTACGGCAGCTTCGCCCTGCCCGAAAAGCGCCTGGAAATCGGCTGGACGTGGATTGGGCGGGACTACCAGCGCACGGGCCTCAACCGGGCCGCCAAGCATTTGCTGCTCAAGTACGCCTTCGGGGAGCTGGGCTGCGAGCGGGTAGAGCTGAAAACCGACGCCCGCAACTGGAAGTCGCGCGAGGCCATGCGCCGCATGGGGGCCACCGAGGAAGGCGTGTTGCGCAGCCACATGTTTACCCAGGGCGGCTTGCGGCGCGATTCGGTGTATTTCAGTATTCTGAAGCCCGAGTGGGACCAGCTGCGACTCACCGTTTTTCGCGAATTCGACGCCCGTGGCTGA